From Syntrophales bacterium, the proteins below share one genomic window:
- a CDS encoding dihydroorotase: MNLLLKGGRVIDPSTGVDQVQNLLIKNGKIAGRVEEGQALNDPELDVIDISGKILVPGLIDMHTHLREPGDEYKETIASGSEAAAAGGFTSIACMPNTHPVNDNRSTTEFILKRAAECGLVNVYPIAAISLKSEGAILSEFWDLKEAGAVGFSDDGKPVMNSALMRRALEYASSLDMPIISHCEDVNLSAGGVMHEGAVSAEIGLVGIPAAAEEIMVARDILLAEYTGAHIHIAHVSTKGSVRLIHEAKARGIRVTAETAPHYFMLTDEALRNFDTFAKVYPPLRGAKDREAIREGMNDGTIDTIASDHAPHARTDKELEFDYAANGITGLETSLSLSLSLVQEGILTLPELIKKMTINPARILHIPKGTLAADADADITVIDTEKEWLVDPRMFRSRGKNTPFQGQQLRGKAVLTIVGGEIRFRDL; this comes from the coding sequence ATGAACTTATTGCTTAAAGGCGGCCGGGTTATCGATCCCTCCACCGGGGTGGATCAGGTTCAAAACCTGCTGATCAAAAACGGCAAGATCGCCGGAAGGGTTGAGGAAGGGCAGGCCCTGAATGATCCAGAACTTGACGTTATAGACATTTCCGGGAAAATATTGGTTCCGGGCCTGATTGACATGCACACCCATCTACGCGAACCGGGGGACGAGTACAAGGAAACCATTGCCTCGGGAAGCGAAGCGGCGGCGGCCGGCGGCTTCACCTCGATTGCCTGCATGCCGAACACGCACCCCGTCAACGACAACCGCTCCACAACGGAATTCATTCTGAAAAGGGCGGCGGAATGCGGACTTGTGAATGTCTATCCGATTGCGGCGATCAGCCTGAAATCCGAAGGCGCAATACTTTCCGAATTCTGGGATCTCAAGGAAGCCGGCGCGGTCGGTTTTTCCGATGACGGCAAACCGGTCATGAACTCCGCCTTGATGCGCAGAGCCCTCGAATACGCCTCTTCCCTCGACATGCCGATCATCTCGCACTGCGAAGATGTCAACCTCTCGGCGGGAGGGGTAATGCACGAAGGCGCCGTCTCCGCGGAAATCGGGCTCGTCGGCATTCCCGCGGCGGCGGAAGAGATAATGGTCGCCAGGGATATCCTGCTTGCCGAATATACCGGCGCCCACATCCATATCGCCCATGTCAGCACAAAGGGCTCGGTTCGCCTTATCCACGAGGCAAAGGCCAGGGGAATCCGCGTCACCGCGGAGACGGCCCCCCATTACTTCATGCTGACCGATGAGGCGCTGCGCAACTTCGACACCTTCGCCAAGGTTTACCCGCCCCTGCGCGGGGCAAAGGATCGGGAAGCCATCCGCGAGGGAATGAACGATGGCACCATCGACACGATCGCCTCCGACCACGCCCCCCACGCCCGCACCGACAAGGAGCTGGAGTTCGACTACGCGGCAAACGGCATCACCGGGCTGGAGACCTCGCTTTCCCTTTCGCTCTCACTGGTTCAGGAGGGAATCCTCACCTTGCCGGAATTGATCAAGAAAATGACGATCAATCCCGCCCGAATTCTGCATATCCCCAAGGGAACGCTCGCCGCCGACGCGGACGCGGATATTACCGTCATCGACACTGAAAAGGAATGGCTCGTCGATCCCCGGATGTTTCGCTCCCGCGGTAAAAACACCCCCTTTCAGGGCCAGCAGCTTCGGGGGAAGGCCGTTCTGACCATTGTCGGCGGCGAAATACGTTTTCGTGATCTCTGA
- a CDS encoding aspartate carbamoyltransferase catalytic subunit, with protein METPLNVRKLDRKDILGIKELSVEEINLILETADSFVEVSTREIKKVPTLRGKTIINLFYEASTRTRTSFEIAGKRLSADTVNISASTSSVVKGETLIDTARNLESMNPDIIVIRHSAAGAPQMLARILRQSIINAGDGAHEHPTQALLDMMTIKSRKGGIAGLKVAIIGDIAHSRVARSNIHGLTKMGARVFIAGPPTMIPYDIEKMGVTVHTRIEEAIRDADVVMALRIQTEREKQCIFPSLREYAQHFSLNKRNISLARKDVMIMHPGPVNRGVEISPDLADCANSVILDQVTNGVAVRMALLYLLAGGSNT; from the coding sequence ATGGAAACGCCGCTTAATGTTCGCAAGCTTGACCGAAAAGACATTCTGGGAATAAAGGAACTGTCCGTAGAGGAGATAAACCTGATTCTCGAAACGGCAGACTCGTTCGTCGAGGTCTCCACCCGGGAAATCAAGAAGGTGCCGACCCTCCGCGGCAAGACGATTATCAACCTCTTCTACGAAGCAAGCACCAGAACAAGAACCTCCTTTGAAATAGCAGGAAAACGGCTGAGCGCCGACACGGTAAACATATCCGCATCGACCAGCAGCGTCGTCAAGGGGGAGACGCTGATCGACACGGCCAGAAACCTCGAATCGATGAACCCCGACATCATCGTGATCCGGCACAGCGCCGCCGGCGCTCCCCAGATGCTGGCCCGGATTCTGCGCCAGTCGATTATCAACGCCGGCGACGGGGCCCATGAACACCCGACGCAGGCGCTTTTGGACATGATGACGATAAAAAGCAGAAAAGGCGGCATCGCCGGACTGAAGGTGGCGATAATAGGGGACATCGCCCACAGCCGCGTCGCCCGTTCCAACATCCACGGCCTGACAAAGATGGGCGCCCGGGTCTTTATTGCGGGCCCACCGACCATGATTCCGTATGATATAGAAAAGATGGGGGTAACGGTGCACACCCGGATCGAGGAGGCCATCCGGGACGCGGATGTCGTAATGGCCCTGCGCATCCAGACAGAGCGGGAAAAACAGTGCATTTTCCCATCCTTGAGAGAATACGCGCAGCATTTCTCGCTCAATAAAAGAAATATCTCTCTGGCCCGCAAGGATGTCATGATCATGCATCCCGGCCCGGTCAACCGGGGTGTGGAAATCTCCCCCGATCTGGCCGACTGCGCAAACTCGGTGATACTTGATCAGGTGACAAACGGCGTGGCGGTGCGCATGGCGCTTCTCTATCTGCTCGCAGGGGGCAGCAACACCTGA
- the recO gene encoding DNA repair protein RecO — MNVRIQCRTEAIVLKTIDYGESDQIVTFYTREYGKIKGIAKGARRSKKRFVNALEPFSCSEINFSRQNPEHLDFIDGCDVSCHFPEIRSNLEKTLAASYLIELMDQFTPENKKSESSFQLLHDFLVLLEKRSPSDTLLRFFEIRLLRVAGYDPVLDYCLCCRMPLANGTTYRFDSVKGGIVCNSCKTGNADAIPVSLGTIKTLLMGRELETDNLGRLLLTAQSAEESRRILSHFIRHILGRELKSLRVLNEINRLQG, encoded by the coding sequence ATGAATGTCCGCATCCAGTGCCGCACCGAGGCCATTGTCCTCAAGACCATCGACTATGGCGAATCGGATCAAATCGTTACCTTCTATACCCGCGAATACGGAAAGATCAAAGGGATCGCCAAAGGGGCGCGCCGCAGCAAAAAACGCTTCGTAAACGCCCTGGAACCGTTTTCCTGCTCGGAAATAAACTTTTCACGACAAAACCCCGAGCATCTTGATTTTATCGATGGATGCGACGTGTCTTGCCACTTTCCGGAAATACGCTCCAACCTCGAAAAAACCCTTGCCGCCTCTTACCTGATTGAATTGATGGATCAGTTCACACCGGAAAATAAAAAAAGCGAGAGTTCATTTCAACTGCTGCACGATTTTCTCGTTCTTTTGGAAAAGAGGTCCCCCTCAGACACTCTGTTGCGCTTTTTCGAGATCCGCCTGCTGAGAGTAGCCGGATATGACCCGGTTCTTGATTACTGCCTCTGCTGCAGGATGCCGCTTGCAAATGGGACAACCTACCGTTTTGACTCCGTAAAAGGCGGTATTGTCTGCAACTCCTGTAAGACGGGCAATGCCGACGCAATCCCCGTGTCGCTGGGAACGATTAAAACCCTGCTTATGGGACGGGAGCTGGAAACCGACAACCTGGGGCGTTTGCTTTTAACAGCTCAATCCGCGGAGGAGAGCCGCCGCATCCTCAGCCATTTCATCCGCCATATCCTGGGCCGCGAACTGAAATCCCTGCGCGTCCTGAATGAAATAAACCGCCTGCAGGGATAA
- a CDS encoding cache domain-containing protein, which translates to MKKTITAIFVAVFMLAVSHVAVAAEFGTPAEAEALVKKAVAEIKAVGKDKAFTQINDKKGKFTDRDLYVFVYDMNGKCVAHGFNPKMIGKDLIDMKDPDGVFYVKERIAISKTKGKGWQDYKFTNPLTKKIEAKRAYVEKVDDFIVGSGAYKK; encoded by the coding sequence ATGAAGAAGACCATTACAGCAATATTTGTGGCAGTTTTCATGTTGGCGGTAAGCCATGTCGCGGTTGCCGCCGAGTTCGGAACGCCGGCGGAAGCGGAAGCTCTGGTCAAAAAGGCCGTAGCCGAGATCAAGGCTGTAGGGAAGGACAAGGCTTTTACGCAAATAAACGACAAAAAAGGGAAATTCACGGACAGGGACCTCTATGTTTTTGTTTATGATATGAACGGCAAGTGCGTGGCCCACGGCTTTAATCCGAAGATGATCGGCAAGGATCTGATCGACATGAAGGACCCGGATGGGGTATTTTACGTCAAAGAGAGAATTGCCATCAGCAAGACCAAGGGAAAGGGCTGGCAGGATTATAAATTTACAAATCCTTTAACGAAGAAAATCGAGGCTAAGCGGGCCTATGTTGAAAAGGTTGACGATTTCATAGTCGGTTCAGGCGCATACAAAAAATAA
- a CDS encoding methyl-accepting chemotaxis protein, protein MMKSLLMNLKLSKKIMIAPAAVIVFLLISGIVSYLSLSQQKSAIEEIFGTRFKSYQVSARLSKDVTSVHANLYKVLSWATANYDVKKIDTLGSEQLKTLGDAVKEVEQVLKTARLTKDEGAAYRTTLAALTAYQKDASEAIDLASSDVNYATTFMEKAEDKFQILYKQLNNLLELETALGKVTYDGSLKNFNASLQISVFVLVIAIVVSILLSLLIARIITAPVDKAIEVIQKIADGDLTQTIELNSHDEIGMLAQAVDTMRQKMGEAVGVAVETSQALSDAASEQAASIEETSSSLEEMASMIKSNADSTETANALMTGAKETIEKADGSMNQLTVSMKEIASASEQTQKIVKTIDEIAFQTNLLALNAAVEAARAGEAGAGFAVVAGEVRNLALRAAEAAKNTASLMGDIVGKVHGGEKLVAATSNDFFAMKENSNKVVDLVSGIASASREQSVGIEQINQAILHLNQATQQNASSSEELAAIMSIFITDSARIHEKREYLPI, encoded by the coding sequence ATGATGAAAAGCCTATTGATGAATTTGAAATTGTCGAAAAAGATCATGATTGCGCCGGCGGCAGTTATCGTTTTTCTCCTTATCTCCGGGATCGTATCCTACCTGAGCCTGTCACAGCAAAAGTCCGCTATTGAAGAAATTTTTGGCACGAGGTTCAAAAGCTACCAGGTGAGCGCACGGCTCAGCAAGGATGTCACAAGCGTCCATGCCAATCTTTACAAGGTGCTCAGCTGGGCGACGGCCAATTACGACGTCAAGAAGATCGATACGCTTGGCAGCGAGCAGTTAAAAACATTGGGCGATGCCGTGAAGGAAGTGGAACAGGTTCTGAAAACCGCCCGCCTTACCAAGGATGAAGGTGCTGCGTACAGAACCACCCTGGCTGCTCTGACGGCCTACCAGAAGGATGCCTCTGAAGCGATCGATCTGGCAAGTTCGGATGTGAATTATGCAACCACGTTCATGGAAAAGGCCGAAGACAAATTCCAAATTCTCTATAAGCAGCTAAACAACCTTCTGGAACTGGAAACGGCTTTGGGGAAGGTCACTTACGATGGGTCTCTCAAGAATTTTAACGCCTCGCTCCAGATTTCCGTCTTTGTTCTGGTGATCGCGATCGTCGTCTCGATCCTGTTGAGCCTGCTCATCGCCAGGATTATCACAGCCCCTGTTGATAAAGCGATCGAGGTCATTCAGAAGATCGCGGACGGCGATTTGACTCAGACGATTGAATTAAACTCACACGACGAGATCGGAATGCTGGCCCAAGCGGTCGATACGATGCGCCAAAAGATGGGGGAAGCCGTGGGCGTTGCGGTTGAGACTTCCCAAGCGCTCTCGGACGCGGCCTCAGAACAGGCTGCCTCCATTGAAGAAACCTCTTCTTCTCTGGAGGAGATGGCATCGATGATCAAAAGCAATGCGGACAGCACTGAAACGGCCAACGCGTTGATGACTGGCGCAAAGGAAACTATCGAAAAGGCGGATGGCTCGATGAACCAACTGACGGTTTCGATGAAAGAGATTGCCAGCGCCAGCGAACAGACTCAAAAGATAGTCAAGACCATCGATGAAATAGCCTTTCAGACTAATCTGCTGGCGCTGAATGCTGCGGTCGAGGCGGCCCGGGCCGGGGAAGCGGGAGCGGGCTTTGCAGTGGTTGCGGGGGAGGTGAGAAATCTGGCCCTGCGGGCCGCAGAGGCCGCGAAGAATACCGCCAGTCTGATGGGAGACATTGTGGGGAAAGTACACGGTGGCGAGAAGCTTGTTGCCGCAACAAGTAACGATTTTTTTGCAATGAAGGAGAACTCCAATAAAGTCGTAGATTTGGTGAGCGGAATCGCCTCTGCCTCCAGGGAGCAATCTGTCGGGATTGAACAGATCAACCAGGCCATCTTGCATTTAAACCAGGCCACTCAGCAGAATGCGTCAAGCTCTGAGGAACTGGCCGCCATCATGTCAATCTTTATAACTGATAGCGCCCGCATCCATGAAAAGCGTGAATATTTACCAATCTGA
- the pyrR gene encoding bifunctional pyr operon transcriptional regulator/uracil phosphoribosyltransferase PyrR yields MENSKTVMDAEGIDRSLTRIAYEILEKNKGGEELALIGIRSRGVFLARRLKDKLAAIEKREIPLGILDITLYRDDLQSSHPKPVLGKTEIPFSIDGQKVVLVDDVLFTGRTIRAAMDALIDFGRPKMIQLAVLIDRGHRELPIRADFVGKSLPSSLWEAINVHLVEKDGSDNVTVEIK; encoded by the coding sequence ATGGAAAACAGCAAGACAGTTATGGACGCCGAAGGAATAGACCGCTCCCTGACCCGCATCGCCTACGAGATACTCGAAAAGAACAAGGGGGGTGAAGAACTGGCGCTGATCGGGATCCGGAGCCGCGGAGTCTTTTTGGCACGGCGGCTTAAGGATAAGCTCGCCGCGATCGAAAAAAGGGAGATACCGCTCGGCATCCTCGATATAACCCTTTACCGGGACGACCTGCAGTCCTCCCACCCGAAACCGGTTTTGGGAAAGACAGAGATTCCCTTCTCAATAGACGGCCAGAAAGTCGTCCTTGTTGACGACGTCCTCTTCACCGGACGCACCATCCGGGCGGCGATGGACGCCTTGATCGACTTCGGCAGGCCCAAAATGATCCAGCTTGCCGTACTGATCGACCGGGGACACCGCGAGCTTCCCATCCGGGCCGATTTCGTCGGCAAAAGCCTCCCCTCGTCGTTATGGGAGGCCATCAACGTCCATCTTGTCGAGAAGGATGGCAGCGACAATGTTACAGTGGAAATAAAATAA
- a CDS encoding methyl-accepting chemotaxis protein: protein MKNYSMGVKLMGGFIIVVLIAVFVGIFGIVKLKQVDKLGTVLFENGVKPMGEIAQLSTAYQQTRFNVLDIILTSYDLRDPSVDIQQLAELDSAMDGYVKNYAKTLVSEEGKKDFANLMEAIKKYAPLRAKMIELAKMGHNQEAVDLMTGEAGAVAKQISDTIIKINKKTIDSSQKISAGNTATANAAVTVTIIVTVLGTIIAFLLGFFLSRSITGSVKRVAVGLSEGSDQVAAASGQVSAASQSLAEGASEQASALEETSASIEELSAMTSQNAENANQANNLMAETGRVVNEANGSMQELTGAMQEITTGSEDMAKIIKTIDEIAFQTNLLALNAAVEAARAGEAGAGFAVVADEVRNLALRSAESAKSTANLIDESIKRIKNGSTIVEKTNGAFERVLSGAKKVGELVGEIAAASNEQAQGISQISKAIAEMDKVVQQNAANAEESASASEELSAQALQMKEFVGDMITVIQGNDAKGVSASTGHIETLHRQRTALTNKKAVKSIVSRKTGEISASGARIVNPEQVIPMGDRDEFKDF from the coding sequence ATGAAGAATTACAGTATGGGCGTTAAGTTGATGGGTGGATTTATCATTGTCGTCTTGATTGCCGTTTTTGTCGGCATTTTCGGCATCGTCAAGCTCAAACAGGTCGATAAACTCGGTACCGTACTGTTTGAAAACGGGGTAAAACCGATGGGGGAGATCGCCCAACTTTCCACGGCATATCAGCAAACACGCTTCAATGTGCTGGATATTATCCTGACTTCATACGATCTTCGCGATCCGTCAGTCGATATCCAGCAACTTGCCGAGTTGGATTCGGCGATGGATGGTTATGTAAAAAATTATGCAAAGACGCTGGTGTCTGAAGAGGGGAAGAAGGACTTTGCCAATCTGATGGAGGCGATAAAAAAGTATGCCCCGCTGAGGGCAAAAATGATAGAACTCGCCAAAATGGGACATAACCAGGAGGCGGTTGATCTAATGACCGGCGAAGCGGGTGCTGTCGCTAAGCAAATAAGTGATACTATAATTAAAATCAATAAGAAAACCATAGATTCTTCGCAAAAAATATCCGCAGGAAACACCGCCACGGCCAATGCCGCCGTTACGGTGACGATTATCGTAACTGTTTTAGGCACCATCATCGCCTTTTTGTTGGGATTCTTTCTATCACGCTCCATAACCGGGTCGGTGAAGCGGGTTGCCGTGGGACTCTCGGAGGGCTCGGATCAGGTCGCTGCGGCCTCCGGTCAGGTGTCGGCGGCAAGCCAGTCTCTCGCGGAGGGGGCGTCGGAGCAGGCATCGGCGCTGGAGGAGACGTCGGCGTCAATCGAAGAGCTTTCGGCGATGACGTCCCAGAACGCCGAAAATGCCAATCAGGCCAATAACTTGATGGCTGAGACCGGCCGGGTGGTCAATGAGGCGAATGGCTCGATGCAGGAACTGACCGGGGCGATGCAGGAGATCACCACGGGAAGCGAGGACATGGCAAAGATCATCAAGACGATTGACGAGATCGCGTTTCAGACGAACCTCTTGGCCTTGAACGCGGCGGTTGAGGCGGCCCGTGCTGGGGAAGCGGGAGCGGGTTTTGCCGTCGTTGCCGACGAGGTGAGAAACCTCGCGCTGCGCTCGGCGGAATCGGCAAAAAGTACGGCGAATCTGATCGACGAGTCGATCAAGCGGATCAAGAACGGCTCGACGATTGTTGAAAAAACGAACGGGGCGTTCGAACGGGTTTTGAGCGGGGCAAAAAAGGTGGGCGAACTGGTGGGCGAGATCGCCGCTGCATCCAACGAGCAGGCGCAGGGAATATCGCAAATCAGCAAGGCGATCGCCGAGATGGACAAGGTCGTTCAGCAGAACGCCGCCAACGCCGAGGAGTCAGCCTCGGCCTCCGAGGAGCTGAGCGCCCAGGCGCTGCAGATGAAGGAATTTGTCGGCGACATGATAACCGTCATTCAGGGAAACGACGCCAAAGGCGTCAGCGCCTCCACCGGTCATATCGAGACGCTGCACCGGCAGAGAACGGCCCTGACTAACAAAAAGGCCGTGAAGTCAATTGTTTCCAGAAAGACGGGGGAAATATCCGCCTCCGGGGCCAGGATCGTCAACCCCGAGCAAGTGATCCCGATGGGTGATCGCGACGAATTTAAGGATTTTTAG